Proteins from one Chroococcidiopsis sp. CCMEE 29 genomic window:
- a CDS encoding zinc-dependent alcohol dehydrogenase family protein, with translation MRAMVLEQPGRPLRATELPVPTPNPEQVLIRVRACAVCRTDLHIVDGELPQPKLPLVPGHQIVGIVEALGDRVQQFRVGDRVGVPWLGYTCNHCRYCLTGRENLCDTPQFTGYQIDGGYAEYTVADERFCFPIPEGYPDLQAAPLLCAGLIGYRSYSMTGDAQRLGFYGFGAAAHILVQLAQYQGRQVYAFTRAGDIKGQQFALDLGAAWAGGSDELPPEPLDAAIIFAPIGSLVPAALRAVAKGGVVVCAGIHMSDIPSFPYEILWEERVLRSVANLTRQDGKEFLALAPKVPIHTQVNPFPLNEANEALDALRSGKINGAAVLVVKHE, from the coding sequence ATTCGCGTTCGTGCTTGTGCTGTTTGTCGGACAGATTTGCACATTGTGGATGGAGAACTACCACAGCCAAAACTCCCGCTTGTGCCTGGTCATCAAATTGTGGGTATAGTAGAGGCGCTTGGCGATCGCGTGCAGCAATTTAGAGTAGGCGATCGCGTTGGCGTTCCCTGGCTAGGATATACCTGTAATCATTGCCGCTACTGCCTAACTGGGCGTGAAAATCTTTGTGATACTCCGCAATTCACTGGTTACCAAATTGACGGGGGTTACGCCGAATACACCGTTGCAGACGAGCGCTTTTGCTTTCCGATTCCAGAAGGTTACCCGGATTTGCAAGCTGCCCCTTTGTTGTGTGCTGGGTTGATTGGCTATCGCTCCTACAGCATGACGGGTGATGCACAACGGCTGGGTTTTTATGGCTTTGGTGCAGCTGCCCATATTCTGGTACAGTTGGCTCAATATCAGGGGCGACAAGTCTATGCCTTTACTCGCGCTGGTGATATAAAGGGACAACAATTTGCCCTTGACTTGGGTGCTGCATGGGCTGGTGGTTCTGACGAGTTACCTCCAGAACCGTTAGATGCGGCAATTATCTTTGCTCCAATTGGTTCGCTGGTTCCCGCTGCTTTGCGTGCGGTTGCCAAAGGAGGTGTGGTAGTCTGCGCTGGTATTCATATGAGTGATATCCCTTCATTTCCTTATGAAATTTTGTGGGAAGAACGAGTGCTGCGATCGGTTGCTAATCTGACTCGCCAAGATGGAAAAGAATTTCTAGCGTTAGCGCCTAAAGTTCCCATTCACACCCAAGTGAATCCCTTCCCTCTAAATGAAGCGAATGAAGCTCTTGATGCTTTGCGTAGTGGCAAAATTAATGGCGCAGCCGTGTTAGTGGTTAAGCATGAATAA